One window from the genome of Gadus macrocephalus chromosome 7, ASM3116895v1 encodes:
- the LOC132461207 gene encoding DDRGK domain-containing protein 1-like — translation MEVALYLIAAAVLFVLIVLTAGVRRRAEPVDGDEALTPEGGEARAPPPRAEERAGAPRRRRRDLNARVAAQRSAQREPSDNEEVPEGGGGAIGGGESDQEEEQQNLQATGKVGAKKQRKLEEKQAKRAQREAELGEREERRKLQELRDQERRKEEERERLSEQKEEEEEHRLREEERKREEEEYLKLKASFIVEEQGEAEPLSEDQSRNLLQEFIQYIEDSKVVLLEDLASHFGMRTQDAIARLQDLLAEGSLTGVIDDRGKFISISPEELSAVARFIQQRGRVSIAELAQASNSLINLTPVLRNQA, via the exons ATGGAGGTCGCGTTGTATTTGATCGCCGCCGCGGTCCTCTTCGTGCTGATCGTCCTCACGGCTGGAGTGCGCAGACGCGCTGAACCCG TGGACGGCGATGAGGCCTTAACGCCGGAGGGGGGCGAAGccagggccccgcccccgcgAGCTGAGGAGCGCGCCGGAgccccacgccgccgccgccgcgaccTCAATGCCCGCGTGGCGGCGCAGCGCAGCGCCCAGAGAGAGCCCTCCGACAACG aggAGGTCcctgaaggagggggaggagccatcggggggggggagagcgaccaggaggaggagcagcagaaccTCCAAGCCACCGGGAAAGTGGGAGCCAAGAAGCAACGCAAACTGGAGGAGAAGCAAGCGAAGAGAGCCCAGAGAGAG GCCGAGCTGGGGgagcgggaggagaggaggaagctgCAGGAGCTGAGAGACCAGGAGCGAcgcaaggaggaggagcgggaacGGCTGTCGGAGCAGAAGGag gaggaagaggagcaccgtctgagggaggaggaaaggaagagggaggaggaggagtacctCAAGCTGAAGGCCTCCTTCATCGTTGAGGAGCAAGGGGAGGCGGAGCCTCTCAGCGAGGACCAG TCACGCAACCTGCTGCAAGAGTTCATCCAATATATAGAG GACTCCAAGGTGGTTCTCCTTGAAGACCTGGCGTCACACTTCGGGATGCGAACCCAGGACGCCATCGCCAGACTGCAAGACCTTCTCGCTGAAGGCTCCCTCACAG GTGTGATTGACGACCGGGGGAAGTTCATCTCCATCAGCCCGGAGGAGCTGAGTGCAGTGGCACGCTTCATCCAGCAGAGGGGGCGCGTCTCCATCGCCGAGCTCGCCCAGGCCAGCAACTCCCTCATCAACCTCACGCCCGTGCTCCGCAACCAGGCCTGA